One window of Ancylothrix sp. D3o genomic DNA carries:
- a CDS encoding Rrf2 family transcriptional regulator → MQLSSKSEYALLAMLELASHYNDGEPLQIRQIAAQQNIPDRYLEQLLATLRRCGLIRSQRGAKGGYILGREPWKIPLWEVIVCIEGLETHKSDNLAPPKTLEGAVVMDVWQEVRSQANGVLQKYTLQDLCEKRDARRQIDIMYYI, encoded by the coding sequence AAAGCGAATACGCTCTCCTAGCTATGCTAGAGTTAGCCTCCCACTATAACGATGGGGAACCCCTGCAAATTCGTCAAATTGCAGCCCAGCAAAATATCCCTGACCGATATCTCGAACAACTCCTGGCCACCTTAAGACGCTGTGGCTTAATTCGCAGTCAGCGCGGTGCGAAAGGCGGTTATATTTTAGGCCGCGAACCCTGGAAAATTCCTTTGTGGGAAGTTATAGTCTGTATAGAAGGGTTGGAAACTCACAAATCTGATAATCTCGCCCCACCCAAAACCCTTGAAGGTGCAGTGGTTATGGATGTTTGGCAAGAAGTTCGCTCTCAGGCGAATGGTGTTTTGCAAAAATATACTTTGCAAGATTTGTGCGAAAAAAGAGATGCCCGCCGACAGATAGATATTATGTATTATATTTAG